In Synechococcus sp. MW101C3, one genomic interval encodes:
- the dnaG gene encoding DNA primase, whose product MSPTAPQARLHPRTIEAVKERADIVDVVGEHVVLKKKGREFVGLCPFHDDKSPSMTVSPAKQFYYCFSCGAGGNAIKFLMELQRTSFSDVVLDLARRYQLPVETVEGPQQERLRQQLSRREALLRALALASGWFRSQLRSPAGAAALAYLKQQRGLSETTLESFELGYAPEAWDGLLKHLQQVEGLAPELLEAAGLVVPRKGGDGFYDRFRHRVMVPIRDRQGRVIGFGGRSLDGGEPKYLNSPETEVFEKGKHLFGLDRATNAIRKDDQAVVVEGYFDVIALHAAGITNAVASLGTALSSQQITQLCRCCDSRRLVLNFDTDGAGVRAAQRAIGEVEQLALQGQVELRVLHLPAGKDPDDFLKEHGAGEYRALLEQAPLWLDWQIEQALEGKDLARADQFQQAVSALVALLGKLPQSAVRSHYLQQVAERLSGGQARLAQKLEEDLRLQVKGERWHGRASRWDKPGEVGLRERAEAELLRLYLHAPAHRGAIRRELRLRELDDFALQHHRLLWAAISQLEEDNLGAGRLEAVNRGTDPGEDLGDLDLPRLLADQLLMDQSELLNRLTPLLEPNELQRMVLAQPLLQLRGTTAVLERQRSLKRCRHLLDSWRGQNLETLERCIARLLAEENGNGSATASRSTAAAPPSGSGGATPALLDMESRIEALFVELNRDALHFQELYYSERLHIGHLDQQRCAGWEETLQAPAA is encoded by the coding sequence TTGAGTCCCACGGCACCCCAGGCCCGCCTTCACCCCCGCACGATCGAGGCCGTCAAGGAACGCGCTGACATCGTCGATGTGGTGGGGGAGCACGTGGTGCTCAAGAAGAAGGGCCGCGAGTTCGTGGGCCTCTGCCCCTTCCACGACGACAAATCGCCGTCGATGACGGTGTCACCCGCCAAGCAGTTCTATTACTGCTTCTCCTGCGGGGCCGGCGGCAACGCGATCAAGTTCCTGATGGAGCTGCAGCGCACCAGCTTCAGCGATGTGGTGCTGGATCTGGCGCGCAGATACCAGCTGCCGGTAGAAACGGTGGAGGGGCCGCAGCAGGAGCGGCTGCGGCAGCAGCTCTCGCGCCGCGAAGCACTGCTGCGGGCGCTGGCGCTGGCCTCCGGCTGGTTCCGCAGCCAGCTGCGCAGCCCCGCCGGCGCCGCCGCCCTGGCCTACCTCAAGCAGCAGCGGGGCCTGAGCGAAACCACGCTGGAGAGCTTTGAGCTCGGCTATGCGCCCGAGGCGTGGGATGGGCTGCTGAAGCACCTGCAGCAGGTGGAGGGGCTGGCGCCCGAGCTGCTGGAGGCCGCCGGTCTGGTGGTGCCGCGCAAGGGGGGCGACGGCTTCTACGACCGCTTCCGCCACCGGGTGATGGTGCCGATCCGCGACCGGCAGGGGCGAGTGATCGGCTTCGGCGGCCGCAGCCTCGACGGCGGCGAACCCAAATACCTCAACTCCCCCGAAACGGAGGTGTTCGAGAAGGGCAAGCACCTGTTCGGCCTCGACCGCGCCACCAACGCCATCCGCAAGGACGACCAGGCGGTGGTGGTGGAGGGCTACTTCGACGTGATCGCCCTGCACGCCGCCGGCATCACCAATGCGGTGGCGTCACTCGGCACGGCGCTCAGCAGCCAGCAGATCACCCAGTTGTGCCGCTGCTGCGACAGCCGCCGCCTCGTGCTCAACTTCGACACCGACGGCGCCGGCGTGCGGGCGGCGCAGCGGGCGATCGGCGAGGTGGAGCAGCTGGCGCTGCAGGGGCAGGTGGAGCTGCGGGTGCTGCACCTGCCCGCCGGCAAGGACCCCGACGACTTCCTCAAGGAGCACGGGGCCGGCGAGTACCGCGCCCTGCTGGAGCAGGCGCCGCTCTGGCTCGACTGGCAGATCGAGCAGGCACTTGAGGGCAAGGACCTGGCCCGCGCCGATCAGTTCCAGCAGGCGGTGTCGGCTCTGGTGGCCCTGCTGGGCAAGCTGCCGCAGAGCGCCGTGCGCAGCCACTACCTGCAGCAGGTGGCCGAGCGCCTCTCCGGCGGCCAGGCGCGCCTGGCCCAGAAGCTGGAGGAAGACCTGCGCCTGCAGGTGAAGGGCGAGCGTTGGCACGGCCGCGCCAGCCGCTGGGACAAACCCGGCGAGGTCGGCCTGCGCGAGCGGGCGGAGGCGGAGCTGCTGCGCCTCTACCTGCATGCGCCCGCCCACCGCGGCGCGATCCGACGGGAGCTGCGGCTGCGCGAACTGGATGATTTCGCCCTGCAGCACCACCGGCTGCTGTGGGCGGCGATCAGCCAGCTGGAGGAAGACAACCTCGGCGCCGGCCGGCTGGAGGCGGTGAACCGCGGCACTGATCCCGGCGAGGATCTGGGGGATCTCGACCTGCCCCGCCTGCTGGCCGACCAGCTGCTGATGGACCAGAGCGAACTGCTCAACCGGCTCACCCCCCTGCTGGAGCCCAACGAGCTGCAACGCATGGTGCTGGCCCAGCCCCTGCTGCAGCTGCGCGGCACCACGGCGGTGCTGGAGCGTCAGCGCAGCCTCAAGCGCTGCCGCCACCTGCTCGATTCCTGGCGCGGCCAGAACCTGGAAACCCTGGAGCGCTGCATCGCCCGGCTGCTGGCCGAAGAGAACGGCAACGGCTCAGCGACAGCAAGCCGGAGCACGGCGGCGGCCCCGCCGAGCGGCAGCGGCGGGGCAACACCGGCCCTGCTCGATATGGAAAGCCGGATCGAGGCGCTGTTCGTTGAACTGAACCGCGATGCGCTGCATTTCCAGGAGCTGTATTACAGCGAGCGGCTGCACATCGGCCATCTCGATCAGCAGCGTTGCGCCGGCTGGGAGGAAACGCTGCAGGCCCCGGCGGCCTGA
- the pgmB gene encoding beta-phosphoglucomutase — protein MTSTELTSSLHPSCDSHELTYTDWSVSEHHFDPAKIRSRETVFTFGNGYMGTRGSFEEGYPNAMPATLVHGVYDDIPGAYTELANCPDWLELAIVINGDRFRLDHGTILHYERTLDLRNGILSRALRWRSPTGNTVDLRFERFASLADHPVFGLNCQITPVDFTGAIEIQTSLHGFANNQGFDHWQQLDRGTNDQGIWLHVRTRSSHVELGMAARMTPINNDLPIRTTSSVDCPTIAITFLAAKGRTVGVEKVVTLITSQDVDHPAQAAVAKLTNLPAYPVLLRAHQNAWNEFWQQSDIEIEGDTNAQVAVRYNIFQLFIGACSHIAGECADCSRVSVPARTLSGFGYRGHVFWDTDIFILPLFTLTQPEIAKSLLTYRYHTLSGARRKASHSGYHGAMFAWESAATGDEMTPRWSIQTDPYSKAIRIWCRDREIHISADIAYAAWHYWQTTGDDIWLRDYGAEVILDTAIFWMSRLEWKPERERFELDGVIGADEYHEQVNNNAYTNWMAKWNLETAVSVYGWLQQQFPDHAAVLAQKLQLNADRLRQLQAAIAQLYTPYDTKTGLIEQFDQFFDLRDIHLNDYEPRHRSMQDVLGMDMTNQSQVLKQPDVLMLLYLMRDTNTCLSYPDVLEKNWNYYTPRTDTTYGSSLCPAILSILAAKLGKEEEAYQYFMQAATVDLEDSRGNTADGIHAASAGGVWQAVVFGFAGIHMKGNSPMAIPHLPPTWKRLRFKLQWRGSWHSFDLSQPAPPPPQGPPQTQAPDIKGFIFDVDGVLTNTSESHYRAWQRLADEEKLPFDRKANEALRGVSRRGSLLQIIGERHYSESALQDMMERKNRYYLEDIQTITPQDMLPGAIEFLQELRQAKMKIAIGSASKNARTVIDRLGIGAFINAIADGDSVQRPKPAPDIFQCAAAQLNLAPANCVVVEDAAVGIEAAIAAGMWSVGIGPQERVGAANIVLPDLDGVRLSDLGMQW, from the coding sequence ATGACTTCCACAGAACTCACAAGCTCACTGCATCCTTCATGTGATTCCCATGAACTGACATACACAGACTGGAGCGTGAGCGAGCATCACTTCGATCCAGCAAAGATACGCTCCAGAGAAACAGTATTTACGTTCGGCAACGGGTACATGGGTACGCGGGGAAGCTTTGAAGAAGGGTATCCCAATGCGATGCCAGCCACACTGGTGCATGGTGTCTATGACGACATTCCTGGAGCCTATACCGAGCTCGCAAATTGTCCAGATTGGCTGGAACTGGCGATCGTGATCAACGGCGATCGATTCCGACTGGATCATGGCACCATCCTCCACTACGAACGAACACTGGATCTACGGAACGGGATCCTTAGCCGTGCACTGCGCTGGCGGAGCCCAACGGGGAACACCGTGGATCTTCGCTTTGAGCGCTTTGCGAGCTTGGCAGATCATCCGGTTTTCGGACTGAACTGCCAGATCACTCCTGTTGATTTCACTGGAGCGATTGAAATTCAGACCAGCCTTCACGGCTTTGCCAACAACCAAGGCTTTGATCATTGGCAGCAGCTCGACCGGGGAACGAATGATCAAGGCATCTGGTTGCATGTTCGCACCCGCAGTTCTCATGTTGAACTCGGCATGGCAGCCAGAATGACACCGATCAACAATGATCTACCAATACGAACAACGAGCTCTGTTGATTGCCCCACCATCGCGATCACTTTTCTCGCGGCCAAGGGAAGAACCGTGGGCGTGGAGAAAGTTGTCACCTTGATCACATCACAGGATGTGGACCATCCCGCCCAGGCGGCTGTGGCCAAACTGACCAACCTGCCGGCCTATCCCGTTCTGCTGAGGGCGCATCAGAACGCATGGAACGAGTTTTGGCAGCAAAGCGATATAGAGATTGAAGGAGATACCAACGCACAAGTGGCCGTGCGCTACAACATCTTCCAATTGTTTATTGGCGCTTGTTCGCACATCGCGGGTGAATGCGCAGACTGCAGCCGCGTCAGCGTTCCGGCCAGAACGCTATCGGGATTTGGGTATCGAGGACACGTGTTCTGGGATACGGATATCTTCATCCTGCCACTGTTCACCTTGACGCAGCCTGAGATTGCCAAGAGCTTACTGACCTACCGCTATCACACCCTGAGTGGTGCACGGCGAAAAGCTTCCCATAGTGGCTATCACGGTGCGATGTTTGCCTGGGAGAGTGCAGCCACGGGTGATGAGATGACGCCCAGGTGGTCCATTCAGACCGACCCATACTCGAAAGCGATACGCATTTGGTGCCGTGATCGCGAAATTCATATCAGTGCCGATATTGCCTATGCGGCCTGGCACTACTGGCAGACAACTGGCGATGACATCTGGCTACGAGACTACGGAGCCGAAGTCATTCTGGACACTGCCATCTTCTGGATGAGTCGGCTGGAGTGGAAGCCGGAGCGGGAACGGTTTGAACTGGATGGAGTGATAGGCGCTGATGAATACCACGAACAGGTGAACAACAACGCCTATACCAATTGGATGGCGAAGTGGAATCTGGAGACAGCCGTCTCCGTTTACGGATGGCTGCAGCAGCAGTTTCCTGACCACGCCGCTGTGCTCGCTCAAAAGCTACAACTCAATGCAGACAGGCTGCGCCAGCTCCAAGCCGCCATCGCACAGCTGTACACCCCATACGATACAAAAACCGGGCTGATTGAACAGTTTGATCAGTTCTTCGACTTACGAGACATCCACCTGAATGACTACGAGCCCCGACATCGCTCCATGCAGGACGTTCTGGGAATGGACATGACCAATCAGTCTCAGGTACTGAAGCAACCTGACGTCCTGATGCTCCTCTATCTCATGCGAGATACCAACACATGCCTTTCCTACCCTGATGTTCTCGAAAAGAACTGGAACTACTACACTCCCCGCACAGACACCACGTACGGATCGTCGCTCTGCCCTGCCATTCTTTCGATCCTGGCCGCAAAGCTGGGCAAGGAAGAAGAAGCCTATCAATACTTCATGCAGGCAGCAACCGTTGATCTCGAAGATAGCCGCGGCAACACAGCAGATGGGATTCATGCGGCATCAGCAGGTGGCGTATGGCAAGCCGTGGTGTTCGGCTTCGCCGGTATTCACATGAAAGGAAATAGCCCAATGGCGATTCCCCATCTGCCGCCAACCTGGAAGCGGCTCAGATTCAAGCTGCAATGGCGCGGTTCCTGGCACAGTTTTGATCTGTCACAGCCAGCACCACCTCCACCTCAAGGTCCACCTCAAACTCAAGCTCCAGACATCAAGGGCTTCATCTTCGATGTGGATGGGGTGTTGACGAACACCTCCGAATCTCATTACCGCGCTTGGCAGAGATTAGCGGACGAGGAAAAGCTACCCTTCGATCGCAAGGCCAATGAGGCCCTGCGTGGTGTGTCCAGACGCGGATCGCTTCTGCAGATCATCGGCGAGCGACATTACTCCGAATCTGCACTTCAGGACATGATGGAGCGCAAAAACCGCTACTACCTTGAAGACATCCAAACCATCACCCCCCAGGACATGCTTCCAGGGGCCATTGAGTTTTTGCAGGAGCTCAGACAAGCAAAGATGAAAATTGCGATTGGCTCCGCCAGCAAGAATGCACGCACTGTCATCGACAGGCTTGGGATCGGAGCTTTCATTAATGCAATCGCAGACGGCGACAGCGTTCAACGCCCCAAGCCAGCACCAGACATCTTTCAATGTGCTGCCGCTCAATTAAACCTTGCTCCTGCCAACTGTGTGGTGGTTGAAGATGCCGCCGTTGGCATTGAAGCAGCCATTGCTGCAGGGATGTGGTCGGTTGGCATCGGACCTCAGGAGCGTGTTGGTGCCGCCAACATTGTGCTCCCAGATCTGGATGGTGTTCGCCTGAGCGATCTCGGCATGCAATGGTGA
- a CDS encoding ABC transporter permease: MRAANVLHLGLKELWSLARDPIMLLLIVFVFTVSVYTGATVLPETLHTAPIAIVDEDHSLLSERIIVAFEPPYFQLPELIQQARMDQRMDAGLDTFALVIPSGFQRDVLAGRSPAVQLNVDATRVSQALTGSGYVQSIISTEVQTFVQNSQATAEPALQLVTRMRFNPELTKTWFGAVNKVIDNITLLSIVLTGAALIRERERGTIEHLLVMPVTPFEIMASKVWSMGLVVLLSGLLSLLFVVQDLLRVPLAGSLPLFTAGATLYLFASTSLGIFLGTFARSMAQFGLLLMMVLLPLQMLSGGVTPRESMPELVRTVMLAAPNTHFVMLAQGILFRGATLSVVWPQFLALLLIGSVFFGVAHARFRSAITAMA; this comes from the coding sequence ATGCGCGCCGCCAATGTTCTGCATCTGGGTCTCAAGGAGCTGTGGAGCCTGGCCCGCGACCCGATCATGCTGCTGCTGATCGTCTTCGTCTTCACGGTGTCGGTCTACACCGGTGCCACGGTGCTTCCTGAAACGCTGCACACGGCCCCGATCGCGATCGTGGATGAAGACCATTCGCTGCTCTCCGAGCGGATCATCGTTGCGTTCGAGCCGCCCTACTTCCAGCTGCCGGAGTTGATCCAGCAGGCCCGGATGGACCAGCGCATGGATGCGGGGCTCGACACCTTCGCCCTGGTGATTCCCAGCGGCTTCCAGCGCGATGTGCTGGCCGGCCGTTCACCGGCTGTTCAGCTCAACGTGGACGCCACCCGCGTCAGCCAGGCGCTCACGGGCAGCGGCTATGTCCAGTCGATCATCAGCACCGAGGTGCAGACCTTTGTGCAGAACAGCCAGGCAACTGCGGAGCCCGCGCTGCAGCTGGTGACGCGCATGCGCTTCAACCCCGAGCTCACGAAGACCTGGTTCGGTGCCGTGAACAAGGTGATCGACAACATCACTCTGCTTTCAATCGTGTTAACCGGCGCCGCGCTGATCCGGGAGCGGGAGCGGGGCACGATCGAGCACCTGCTGGTGATGCCGGTGACGCCCTTCGAGATCATGGCCAGCAAGGTGTGGTCGATGGGTCTGGTGGTGCTTCTGTCCGGCCTGCTGTCCCTGTTGTTCGTGGTGCAGGATCTGCTCAGGGTGCCTCTGGCAGGTTCGCTGCCGCTGTTCACCGCCGGGGCGACGCTCTACCTGTTCGCCTCCACCTCGCTGGGCATCTTCCTGGGCACCTTCGCCCGTTCGATGGCTCAGTTCGGCCTGTTGCTGATGATGGTGCTGCTGCCGCTGCAGATGCTCTCGGGTGGGGTCACCCCGCGCGAAAGCATGCCCGAGCTGGTGCGGACCGTGATGCTGGCGGCGCCGAACACCCACTTCGTGATGCTCGCCCAGGGCATCCTCTTCCGTGGGGCCACGCTCTCGGTGGTGTGGCCCCAGTTCCTGGCCCTGCTGCTGATCGGTTCGGTGTTCTTCGGCGTGGCCCACGCCCGCTTCCGCAGCGCGATCACGGCGATGGCCTGA
- the rbbA gene encoding ribosome-associated ATPase/putative transporter RbbA → MTPAVVQLRDVQLQFGATRALAGVSLDVVGGGLTGLVGPDGVGKSSLLALVAGIRRRQKGRVQVLGGDMADPRHRREVCPRIAYMPQGLGNNLSPTLTVIENIDFFARLFGQGRAERRSRRAELLERTGLAAFGTRPAGQLSGGMKQKLGLCCALIHDPGLLILDEPTTGVDPLSRRQFWDLISSIRREHPAMTVLVATASMDEAASFDWLVAMDGGRVLSTGSPAELRRRTGTSTAEDAFIALLPEARRREHHPVTIPARPPGDGQVAIEAMDLSKRFGTFLAVDRVNVRIERGEIFGFLGSNGCGKTTTMKMLAGLLPASSGQVLLFHQPLDADDLSTRRRVGYMSQAFSLYSELTVRQNLVLHARLFQMPEAEIPGRVAELVQQFGLAGLEEALPAALPLGVRQRLSLAVALVHRPDLLILDEPTSGVDPIARDTFWQNLIDLSRQEQVTIFLSTHFINEAQRCDRLSLMHAGRVLVSDTPAGLVTRRGAASLEQAFIGYLEEASGDSAPNPTTAALQAPPAAAPPRQGSPRQEQGFSLQRLGSYTRREALELSRDPIRISTAVLGSLFLMVVMAFGMSMDVENLPYAVLDRDGTTTSRDYALNLAGSRYFIEHPPLDGYDALDRRMRSGELSVAIELPPGFGRDLERGNPVQIGAWIDGSMPMRAETVRAYVQGLHGQWQEDRARRVLGQTSPLPPASIETRFRYNLDISSLVAMVPATIPILLLLIPAILAALSVVREKELGTIVNFYATPVTRLEFLLGKQVPYVALAMVNYVLLTLLAVTLFAVPLTGSVLAQASGALLYVICATSLGLLISTLVRTQIAALFGTAVLTILPATSFCGLLDPVSSLQGAGAVIGAIYPTAHYLTISTGTFSKGLGFADLSGAFAALLLAVPVLLGLSVLFLKKQEG, encoded by the coding sequence TTGACGCCAGCGGTCGTTCAGCTCCGGGATGTGCAGCTGCAGTTCGGCGCGACCCGGGCCCTCGCCGGCGTCAGCCTCGATGTGGTCGGCGGTGGCCTCACCGGTCTGGTTGGTCCGGATGGGGTGGGGAAATCCAGCCTGCTGGCCCTGGTCGCTGGGATCCGCCGCAGGCAGAAGGGCCGCGTGCAGGTGCTGGGGGGTGACATGGCCGATCCACGTCATCGCCGCGAGGTCTGCCCCCGCATCGCCTACATGCCCCAGGGCCTGGGCAACAACCTGTCGCCCACGCTCACGGTGATCGAGAACATCGACTTCTTCGCGCGTCTGTTCGGCCAGGGCCGCGCCGAGCGCCGCAGCCGCCGCGCCGAGCTGCTGGAGCGCACCGGACTCGCGGCTTTCGGCACTCGCCCGGCCGGCCAGCTCTCGGGGGGCATGAAGCAGAAGCTCGGCCTGTGCTGCGCCCTGATCCACGACCCCGGCCTGCTGATCCTCGATGAACCCACCACCGGGGTCGATCCCCTCTCGCGCCGCCAGTTCTGGGACCTGATCAGCAGCATCCGGCGCGAGCACCCAGCCATGACCGTGCTGGTGGCGACCGCCTCGATGGACGAGGCCGCCAGCTTCGACTGGCTGGTGGCCATGGATGGCGGCCGCGTGCTCAGCACCGGCAGCCCGGCGGAGCTGCGGCGGCGCACCGGCACCAGCACTGCGGAGGACGCCTTCATCGCCCTGCTGCCCGAGGCGAGGCGGCGGGAGCACCATCCGGTGACGATTCCAGCGCGCCCGCCGGGCGATGGCCAGGTGGCGATCGAGGCCATGGATCTGAGCAAACGGTTCGGCACGTTCCTGGCGGTCGATCGGGTCAACGTGCGCATCGAGCGCGGCGAGATCTTCGGCTTCCTCGGCTCCAACGGTTGCGGCAAGACCACCACGATGAAGATGCTGGCCGGGCTGCTGCCGGCCAGCTCCGGCCAGGTCCTCCTCTTCCACCAGCCCCTGGACGCCGATGACCTCAGCACCCGGCGGCGGGTGGGCTACATGTCGCAGGCGTTCTCGCTCTACAGCGAGCTGACGGTGCGGCAGAACCTGGTGCTGCACGCCCGCTTGTTTCAGATGCCGGAGGCGGAGATCCCCGGGCGTGTCGCGGAGCTGGTGCAGCAGTTCGGCTTGGCGGGTCTGGAGGAGGCCCTCCCCGCTGCCCTGCCGCTGGGGGTGCGCCAGCGGCTGTCACTGGCGGTGGCACTGGTGCATCGGCCCGACCTGCTCATCCTCGATGAGCCCACGTCAGGCGTCGATCCGATCGCGCGGGACACGTTCTGGCAGAACTTGATCGACCTGTCGCGCCAGGAACAGGTCACGATTTTCCTCTCGACCCATTTCATCAACGAAGCGCAGCGCTGCGACCGCCTCTCCCTGATGCATGCCGGCCGGGTGCTGGTCAGCGACACCCCCGCCGGCCTGGTGACGCGGCGCGGCGCGGCCTCGCTCGAGCAGGCGTTCATCGGCTACCTGGAGGAGGCGAGCGGCGACAGCGCCCCCAACCCCACAACCGCAGCGCTCCAGGCTCCCCCGGCAGCAGCGCCACCCCGGCAGGGATCACCCAGGCAGGAGCAGGGGTTCAGCCTGCAACGGCTGGGGAGCTACACCCGGCGCGAGGCCCTGGAACTGAGCCGCGATCCGATCCGCATCAGCACGGCCGTGCTCGGCAGCCTGTTCCTGATGGTGGTGATGGCCTTCGGCATGAGCATGGATGTGGAGAATCTGCCCTATGCCGTGCTCGACCGCGACGGCACCACAACAAGCCGCGACTACGCCCTCAATCTGGCCGGGTCGCGCTATTTCATCGAACATCCGCCACTGGACGGCTATGACGCCCTCGATCGGCGCATGCGCTCGGGGGAGCTGAGCGTGGCGATCGAACTGCCACCGGGCTTCGGGCGTGATCTCGAGCGCGGCAACCCCGTGCAGATCGGCGCCTGGATCGACGGGTCCATGCCGATGCGGGCCGAGACGGTGCGCGCCTATGTGCAGGGCCTGCATGGTCAGTGGCAGGAGGACAGGGCACGGCGCGTGTTGGGTCAAACCAGCCCGCTCCCCCCCGCCAGCATCGAGACACGCTTCCGCTACAACCTCGACATCAGCAGCCTGGTGGCGATGGTGCCGGCCACGATTCCGATCCTGCTGCTGCTGATTCCGGCGATCCTGGCGGCGCTCTCGGTGGTGCGCGAAAAGGAACTGGGCACGATCGTCAACTTCTACGCCACCCCCGTGACCCGCCTGGAGTTCCTGCTGGGCAAGCAAGTGCCTTACGTGGCCCTGGCGATGGTGAACTATGTGCTGCTCACCCTGCTGGCGGTCACCCTGTTCGCCGTGCCTCTCACCGGCAGCGTGCTGGCCCAGGCCAGCGGCGCCCTGCTCTACGTGATCTGTGCCACCTCCCTGGGGTTGCTGATCTCCACCCTGGTGCGCACCCAGATCGCCGCCCTGTTCGGCACCGCGGTGCTGACAATCCTGCCGGCCACCTCCTTCTGCGGCTTGCTCGATCCGGTGTCGTCCCTGCAGGGCGCCGGAGCGGTGATCGGAGCGATCTATCCCACGGCCCACTATCTGACCATCTCCACCGGCACCTTCTCCAAGGGACTGGGCTTCGCGGATCTATCCGGCGCCTTCGCCGCGCTGCTGCTGGCCGTGCCCGTCCTGCTCGGCTTGTCCGTTCTCTTCCTGAAGAAACAGGAGGGCTGA
- a CDS encoding HlyD family secretion protein → MGRADSNRSQIMTRQHWLFVITALAVAGAGAGWLWRANQPKGLAPGFASSNGRIEAVEIDVAAKSAGRLKQVLGKEGDFVVRGQVLARMDTDVLHAQLREAQADLRKASNAVETAQSSVAQRRSERTAAEAIVLQHSAEREDARRHRRRTEQLFVSGAVSAESLDDARAGFYGADAIVASAQATVAASRAAITTASSLVIEAKASVAAAQARIEGIKANIADSQLQAPRDGRVQYRVAQPGEVLSAGGKVLNMVDLSDVSMTFFLPTAQAGKVRMGADVHLVLDAAPQLVIPARVTFVADVAQFTPKTVETAVERQKLMFRIKARIDPALLKRHIRSVKTGLPGMAYVRLDPKVAWPAALTVRVPD, encoded by the coding sequence TTGGGTCGAGCTGATTCCAACCGCAGCCAGATCATGACCCGGCAGCATTGGCTTTTTGTGATCACGGCCCTTGCGGTGGCCGGTGCAGGGGCAGGCTGGCTCTGGCGCGCCAACCAGCCGAAGGGTTTGGCGCCGGGGTTCGCCAGCAGCAACGGACGCATTGAGGCCGTAGAAATCGATGTGGCGGCCAAGTCAGCGGGCCGGCTCAAGCAAGTGCTGGGAAAGGAGGGGGACTTCGTTGTTCGCGGGCAGGTGCTGGCCCGCATGGACACCGATGTGCTTCACGCCCAACTCCGTGAAGCCCAGGCGGATCTGCGCAAGGCCAGCAACGCTGTGGAGACGGCGCAGAGCAGTGTGGCCCAGCGACGCAGTGAGCGAACGGCTGCGGAAGCCATCGTGCTGCAGCACAGCGCAGAGCGTGAAGACGCCCGCCGCCATCGCCGCCGCACGGAGCAGTTGTTCGTCAGTGGCGCCGTTTCAGCGGAGAGCCTCGACGATGCCCGCGCCGGTTTCTATGGCGCTGATGCGATCGTCGCCTCCGCCCAGGCCACCGTGGCGGCCAGCCGCGCCGCCATAACCACCGCAAGCTCGCTGGTGATCGAGGCGAAGGCCTCGGTGGCGGCTGCCCAGGCCCGGATCGAGGGGATCAAGGCGAACATTGCTGACAGCCAGCTCCAGGCCCCCAGGGATGGGCGGGTGCAGTACCGCGTGGCCCAGCCCGGCGAAGTGTTGAGCGCCGGCGGGAAGGTGCTGAACATGGTCGACCTTTCCGACGTTTCGATGACGTTCTTTCTGCCCACGGCCCAGGCCGGCAAGGTGCGCATGGGGGCTGATGTGCACCTAGTGCTGGACGCCGCTCCTCAGCTGGTGATTCCGGCGCGGGTCACCTTCGTGGCCGATGTGGCCCAGTTCACCCCCAAAACGGTGGAGACGGCCGTGGAGCGCCAGAAACTGATGTTCCGGATCAAGGCCCGCATTGATCCCGCCCTGCTGAAACGCCACATCCGCAGCGTCAAGACCGGACTGCCGGGCATGGCCTACGTCCGACTCGACCCCAAGGTCGCCTGGCCGGCGGCGTTGACGGTGAGGGTTCCGGATTGA
- a CDS encoding DMT family transporter: protein MLLSALAFSLMGVCVKALGGRLPVEQVVLARSVVSLLISWWMLRRAGVSPWGQRKGLLVSRGVLGTAGLYCVFLAIAGLPLAVATVLQYLHPTFTALLAWPLLGERPGARVWLAVALGWLGVLLLTDPGVLALVLPPGTAAGVAAGAALPTLPLLFALAGALLSALAYVSVRALRRSEHPLVVVFYFPLLALPLSLPLVLLHPVMPTTAEWGWLLGVGVFTQLGQLALTRGLMTMPAARATALSYVQVPLAALWGLLWFGETLDPDILTAAGLVLGSTLLSLGR, encoded by the coding sequence ATGCTGCTCAGCGCCCTGGCCTTCAGCCTGATGGGGGTGTGCGTCAAGGCGCTGGGCGGGCGGTTGCCGGTGGAGCAGGTGGTGCTGGCCCGCTCGGTGGTGAGCCTGCTGATCAGCTGGTGGATGCTCAGGCGGGCGGGTGTCTCGCCCTGGGGGCAGCGCAAGGGGTTGCTGGTGAGCCGTGGCGTGCTCGGCACGGCCGGCCTCTATTGCGTGTTCCTGGCCATCGCCGGCCTGCCCCTCGCGGTGGCCACGGTGCTGCAATACCTCCACCCCACCTTCACGGCCCTGCTGGCCTGGCCGCTGCTGGGCGAACGGCCCGGCGCCCGGGTGTGGCTGGCGGTGGCCCTCGGCTGGCTGGGCGTGCTGCTGCTCACCGATCCCGGCGTCCTGGCGCTGGTTCTCCCGCCAGGCACGGCGGCTGGTGTGGCGGCTGGCGCGGCCCTGCCCACCCTGCCGCTGCTGTTCGCCCTGGCCGGCGCGTTGCTGTCGGCACTGGCGTACGTGAGCGTGCGCGCCCTGCGCCGCAGCGAACACCCCCTGGTGGTGGTGTTCTATTTCCCGCTGCTGGCGCTGCCGCTCAGCCTGCCGCTGGTGCTGCTCCATCCGGTGATGCCCACCACGGCGGAGTGGGGCTGGCTGCTGGGGGTGGGGGTGTTCACCCAGCTGGGCCAGCTGGCCCTGACCCGCGGCCTGATGACGATGCCGGCCGCCCGCGCCACCGCACTCAGCTACGTGCAGGTGCCGCTCGCCGCCCTCTGGGGGCTGCTGTGGTTCGGCGAAACCCTCGACCCCGACATCCTCACCGCCGCCGGCCTCGTGCTCGGCTCCACCCTCTTGAGCCTGGGCCGCTGA